A region from the Candidatus Melainabacteria bacterium genome encodes:
- a CDS encoding galactokinase has protein sequence MIITRTPFRITLGGGGTDLPSYYNEYGGFVFSVTIDKYMFIHLNTPIVDDLIRVKYSKYEEVSDVKDVQHPLVREALKFMNIKNAIEIQSIADIPAGTGLGSSGAYLVGVLNALHCYKNIPVSAYELAMEACHIEIDVLNEPVGKQDQYTAAFGGLTVLNIEKDGVVKVERPKVSEDIIDELESSLLIYYTHTSRSASQILKEQSTAAKDKESKSHNQVVDSLHEIKDIGYKILDAISRGNLDAFGKLMHDHWKAKKRLSNKISSNNIDGIYELGIKNGALGGKVLGAGGGGFLMFYCPKERQSGLTNVMSLKGMRRMRFRFDFDGSKVMMNIFNRRQALERELKLV, from the coding sequence ATGATAATTACAAGAACACCGTTTAGAATCACACTTGGAGGAGGCGGCACAGACCTTCCTTCTTACTACAATGAATATGGTGGCTTTGTTTTTTCAGTAACTATTGATAAATATATGTTCATTCATTTAAATACACCAATAGTTGATGACTTAATAAGAGTGAAATATTCCAAATACGAAGAAGTTTCAGACGTAAAGGACGTTCAACACCCTTTAGTAAGAGAAGCTCTAAAGTTTATGAATATAAAAAATGCAATAGAAATTCAATCAATAGCAGATATTCCCGCCGGGACTGGACTGGGTTCTTCTGGAGCTTACTTAGTAGGAGTTTTAAATGCATTACACTGCTACAAAAATATTCCTGTCTCTGCCTATGAGCTTGCTATGGAAGCATGCCATATTGAAATAGATGTACTAAACGAACCAGTAGGAAAGCAAGATCAATATACAGCCGCATTTGGTGGCTTAACAGTTTTAAACATTGAAAAAGATGGCGTAGTAAAGGTAGAGAGACCAAAAGTATCTGAAGATATCATTGATGAACTAGAAAGTTCACTACTAATTTACTACACACACACAAGCAGATCCGCAAGCCAGATCCTAAAAGAGCAAAGCACAGCTGCTAAAGACAAAGAATCAAAGTCACATAATCAGGTTGTTGACAGCCTTCATGAAATAAAAGATATCGGTTACAAAATTTTAGATGCTATTTCTCGAGGAAACCTAGATGCATTTGGAAAATTAATGCATGATCATTGGAAAGCTAAAAAGAGACTTTCTAACAAAATATCATCAAACAACATAGATGGGATTTATGAGCTTGGTATAAAAAATGGTGCCCTAGGTGGAAAAGTTCTTGGTGCAGGTGGTGGCGGATTTTTAATGTTTTATTGCCCAAAGGAAAGACAATCAGGCCTTACGAATGTAATGAGCTTAAAAGGTATGAGAAGAATGAGATTTAGGTTTGACTTTGATGGGTCAAAAGTTATGATGAATATTTTTAATAGAAGGCAAGCCTTAGAAAGAGAACTTAAGTTGGTTTAA
- a CDS encoding nucleotidyltransferase family protein encodes MKAIVLAGGLGTRLGLQDIPKPMYKVNGKPLLEYNILLLRKHNIKEICIALHYMPEIIKNYFKDGKNWEVEITYSLEKEPLGTAGAVRNAQGFIGNEQLLVIYGDNFSNFNLGRMMSYHNLCNPFVTIGIFDPDKSINSKIAGGYVIVDENNNVLSFSEGEKNMIPGYKSFVNAGIYILEPEVLDMIQLENQLDFGKDIFPEILKRKKTMKAFLTNDFVIAIDTKDALNIAENLIQSKKLQ; translated from the coding sequence ATGAAAGCAATAGTTCTTGCAGGCGGACTTGGAACAAGACTTGGATTACAAGATATTCCAAAGCCAATGTATAAAGTAAATGGCAAGCCATTACTTGAATACAATATATTACTTTTAAGAAAACATAACATAAAAGAAATATGCATTGCATTACACTACATGCCTGAAATAATTAAAAATTATTTTAAAGACGGTAAGAATTGGGAAGTTGAAATTACCTACTCGCTTGAAAAAGAACCACTAGGGACTGCTGGAGCTGTAAGAAATGCTCAAGGCTTTATTGGTAACGAACAATTATTAGTAATTTATGGTGATAATTTTTCGAACTTCAATTTAGGCAGAATGATGAGTTATCATAATTTATGTAACCCATTTGTAACAATTGGTATTTTTGACCCTGATAAGTCAATTAACTCAAAAATCGCAGGCGGCTATGTAATTGTTGATGAAAATAATAACGTCTTGTCTTTTTCAGAAGGAGAAAAAAATATGATTCCAGGGTATAAATCCTTTGTTAATGCTGGAATTTATATCTTGGAGCCAGAAGTTCTAGATATGATTCAGTTAGAAAACCAATTAGACTTTGGAAAAGATATTTTTCCAGAAATTTTAAAGAGAAAAAAAACAATGAAAGCTTTTTTGACTAATGACTTTGTAATAGCAATTGATACAAAGGATGCACTAAATATTGCTGAAAATTTAATCCAATCAAAAAAACTACAATGA
- a CDS encoding class I SAM-dependent methyltransferase has product MECDLCKSKNLKTCFPYHTYSLVECRNCKLRFLDPLPSPDELKKLYSSDYYFSPDSNLYGYSNYKEDVNLIVLTAIQRYNTLRLILGKSSHLKLLDTGCAYGYYIDIARLYGWDVSGVEINEECVKEAKNKLNLDVRKGTLEEQHFPAETFDVVTCWDMIEHLLNPSNFLQQVNRILKPGGYFLLTTPDVGSIPAKVLGKRWMGYKSYEHVYFFNKKTIKLYLEANGFALTRFQYTGKYISKQLFLDRLKYYSKFLGWLVSFLNNLPLNVFYLNPLDIMLVIARKEKLVP; this is encoded by the coding sequence ATGGAATGTGATCTGTGTAAATCTAAAAACCTCAAAACATGTTTTCCATATCATACTTATTCACTTGTTGAATGTAGAAATTGTAAGCTTAGGTTCTTAGATCCATTACCCAGTCCAGATGAATTAAAGAAACTCTATTCTAGTGATTACTATTTTAGTCCTGACTCAAACTTATATGGTTACTCAAACTATAAGGAGGATGTGAATCTTATAGTCTTAACTGCAATACAAAGGTATAATACCTTGCGATTGATTCTTGGAAAGAGCTCGCACTTGAAATTACTGGATACCGGGTGTGCTTACGGATACTACATCGATATAGCGAGGTTATACGGCTGGGACGTTAGCGGCGTAGAAATAAACGAAGAATGTGTTAAAGAAGCTAAAAATAAACTCAATCTGGATGTCAGGAAAGGGACTCTTGAAGAGCAGCATTTTCCTGCAGAGACATTTGATGTTGTTACTTGCTGGGATATGATAGAGCATTTATTAAATCCTAGTAATTTCTTGCAACAAGTTAACAGAATTCTTAAGCCTGGCGGATACTTCCTTCTTACTACACCTGACGTTGGAAGCATTCCCGCAAAAGTTCTTGGAAAACGTTGGATGGGATATAAGTCTTATGAACACGTGTATTTCTTTAATAAGAAAACTATCAAGCTATACTTAGAGGCTAATGGGTTTGCCCTTACAAGGTTCCAGTATACCGGCAAATATATCTCAAAGCAGTTGTTCTTAGATCGTTTAAAGTACTACTCAAAATTTTTAGGTTGGTTAGTATCTTTTCTAAACAACCTTCCTTTAAATGTTTTTTACTTAAACCCACTTGACATAATGTTAGTGATAGCTAGAAAAGAAAAATTAGTGCCTTGA
- a CDS encoding ATP-binding protein, translating to MVYQKRNIEKEIEPLFKVFPVISITGPRQSGKSTMLKHYMNKSWKYFNLDDRSLLIKAIDDPDLFVKDFNSNVILDEVQKAPILFHSIKKIVDEGFKWKIILSGSANFLLMKSITESLAGRAGILELLPFSISESLSIKQGGIVETILKSKNVKELYKEISPIKPIKEEKLKNFILHGGFPKVHNLNSNQQKEQWFQNYITTYIEKDLRDIAKIPELGNFQTVYNMLCYQSGNVLNMSHISSDVGINVNTVKNYISILETSYQFKKLYPFRIQRNKILVKNPKIFSLDTGIINFILKNFDKERMLTSGYWGNILESYVFSEIYKSIKNHLHRPDFYFYRTKNNAEIDFILQLGEKIIPIEIKSSYQIKPQVLRGLKLFIESYSRYKVEYGIIFYRGEHVTYLDEKIIGVPLTFLY from the coding sequence ATGGTTTATCAAAAAAGAAATATCGAAAAAGAAATCGAGCCTCTCTTTAAGGTTTTTCCTGTTATATCAATTACAGGTCCAAGACAAAGCGGGAAATCTACAATGTTAAAACATTATATGAACAAGTCCTGGAAATATTTTAATCTTGATGATAGAAGTTTACTAATTAAAGCTATAGATGATCCGGATTTATTTGTTAAAGATTTTAATTCAAATGTAATTTTGGATGAGGTACAGAAAGCACCCATCTTATTCCATTCAATAAAAAAAATTGTTGATGAGGGTTTTAAATGGAAAATAATTCTCTCAGGCTCAGCTAATTTTCTTTTAATGAAATCCATTACAGAATCTCTTGCTGGAAGAGCCGGCATATTAGAATTATTACCATTTTCAATTTCCGAAAGCTTGTCAATTAAACAAGGAGGTATTGTAGAAACAATACTTAAATCAAAAAATGTTAAAGAACTTTACAAAGAAATATCTCCAATTAAGCCAATTAAGGAGGAGAAACTAAAGAACTTTATTCTTCACGGAGGTTTCCCAAAGGTTCATAATTTAAATTCAAATCAACAGAAAGAACAATGGTTCCAAAACTACATTACAACATATATAGAGAAGGATTTACGTGACATAGCAAAAATCCCTGAGTTAGGAAATTTCCAAACCGTATATAACATGCTTTGCTATCAGTCAGGAAATGTTTTAAATATGTCACATATTAGCTCTGATGTAGGTATAAATGTAAACACTGTAAAAAATTATATTTCAATCCTTGAAACATCCTATCAATTTAAAAAACTTTATCCTTTTAGAATTCAAAGAAACAAGATCTTAGTTAAGAATCCAAAAATTTTCTCGCTTGATACAGGAATAATAAATTTCATCCTTAAAAACTTTGACAAGGAGAGGATGCTGACTTCAGGCTATTGGGGAAATATTCTAGAATCCTATGTATTTTCAGAAATATATAAATCAATTAAAAATCACCTGCATAGACCAGATTTTTATTTTTACCGGACAAAAAATAATGCAGAGATTGATTTTATTTTACAGCTTGGAGAGAAAATTATCCCTATTGAAATAAAATCCTCATACCAAATTAAACCACAAGTACTAAGAGGTTTGAAGTTATTTATAGAATCATATTCCAGATATAAAGTGGAATATGGGATTATCTTTTACAGAGGAGAGCACGTTACATATTTAGATGAGAAAATAATTGGTGTACCTTTGACATTTCTTTATTAG
- a CDS encoding ATP-binding protein — translation MYIPQKQLKNLKKSLYPNKVVIIYGPRRCGKTTLINKFLEQTKQKHLLVSGEDITVQRYLSSQSIEKLKSFVGNKKLLVIDEAQKIKDIGLNLKLIVDHIKDIKVIATGSSAFDLAKDVGEPLTGRKYTLKLFPLSQIEISSIENQHETEANLETRLIYGLYPEVVTMNDNGQRQRYLKEIVNSYLYKDILELEGLKHSDKIVRLLQLLAFQIGKEVSYNELGSQLGISKNTAERYLELLEKTFVIYKLVGYSRNLRKEISKNPRYCFYDNGIRNTLVNNFNPIDLRDDIGMLWENYIITERIKKQEYCQIFTNNYFWRTYEGQEIDFVEEKKGKLHGYEVKWNVKKKVRKPLAWLKNYKNGAFTVINKDNYLKFIC, via the coding sequence ATGTATATTCCTCAGAAACAACTAAAGAATTTAAAAAAATCACTTTATCCCAATAAGGTAGTAATAATTTATGGACCCAGGAGGTGTGGCAAGACTACTTTAATTAATAAATTTCTAGAACAAACAAAACAAAAACATTTACTTGTGAGTGGAGAAGATATAACAGTCCAGCGTTATCTTAGCAGCCAATCAATTGAAAAACTTAAAAGTTTTGTCGGTAATAAGAAGCTTCTAGTAATCGATGAGGCACAAAAAATTAAAGACATTGGATTAAACTTAAAACTTATTGTAGATCATATAAAAGACATTAAGGTGATTGCAACTGGTTCTTCTGCTTTTGACTTAGCTAAAGATGTTGGAGAACCTTTAACAGGTAGAAAATACACTTTAAAATTATTTCCTCTTTCTCAAATTGAAATAAGTTCTATTGAAAATCAACATGAAACTGAAGCAAATTTAGAGACAAGATTAATCTATGGTTTATATCCTGAAGTAGTTACAATGAATGACAATGGGCAAAGACAACGATATCTAAAAGAAATAGTGAACTCATATTTATACAAAGATATTCTTGAATTAGAAGGATTAAAACATTCTGATAAAATAGTGAGGCTTTTACAACTTTTAGCCTTTCAGATTGGGAAAGAAGTCTCTTACAATGAATTAGGCAGTCAGTTAGGCATTAGTAAAAATACTGCAGAAAGGTACCTAGAATTACTGGAGAAAACATTTGTAATTTATAAGTTAGTTGGTTATAGTAGGAATTTAAGAAAAGAAATAAGCAAAAATCCTAGATATTGTTTTTATGATAATGGCATTAGAAATACATTAGTGAATAACTTTAATCCTATAGATTTAAGAGATGACATTGGTATGCTTTGGGAAAACTACATCATTACAGAAAGAATTAAAAAACAAGAATATTGTCAAATCTTTACTAACAATTACTTTTGGAGAACATATGAAGGGCAAGAAATTGATTTTGTTGAAGAAAAAAAAGGGAAGTTGCATGGATATGAAGTAAAATGGAATGTTAAAAAGAAAGTAAGAAAACCACTAGCTTGGTTAAAAAATTATAAGAATGGGGCTTTTACAGTAATTAACAAAGATAACTACTTAAAGTTTATTTGCTAG